Proteins encoded in a region of the Melioribacteraceae bacterium genome:
- the gap gene encoding type I glyceraldehyde-3-phosphate dehydrogenase, whose translation MSVKVGINGFGRIGRLVFSALVDKGYFGKEIDIVAVVDVSTDAKYFAYQLKYDSVHGKFAGTLGSEKSNPSLETDDILVVNGKKIKCVLAQKEPSQLPWKELGVDIVIEATGLFTDGEKAKGHITAGAKKVLITAPGKGEVKTFVIGVNDNEYDSSKHQIVSNASCTTNCLAPVVHVLLKEGIGIESGLMTTIHAYTATQKTVDGPSKKDWRGGRAAAINIIPSSTGAAKAVGEVLPQVKGKLTGMSFRVPVANVSVVDLTFRSEKETSIQEIDQLLKKASETYLKGILGYCNEEVVSTDFIHDDRASIYDSLATVQNNLKGEKRMFKIVTWYDNEWGYSCRVVDLLLKLIK comes from the coding sequence ATGTCGGTAAAAGTTGGTATTAACGGATTTGGTAGAATAGGCAGACTCGTATTCAGTGCGCTGGTTGATAAGGGCTACTTCGGAAAAGAAATTGATATTGTAGCTGTTGTTGATGTTAGCACAGATGCAAAATATTTTGCTTATCAGTTGAAATATGACTCAGTCCACGGTAAATTCGCCGGAACATTAGGAAGTGAAAAAAGCAATCCGTCGCTGGAAACAGATGATATTCTTGTTGTCAACGGTAAGAAAATAAAATGTGTACTCGCACAAAAGGAACCCTCTCAATTGCCATGGAAAGAACTCGGTGTTGATATTGTAATTGAAGCAACAGGGTTATTTACCGACGGCGAAAAAGCAAAAGGGCACATTACTGCCGGTGCAAAAAAAGTTCTTATCACCGCACCCGGCAAAGGTGAAGTAAAAACATTTGTTATAGGTGTAAACGATAACGAATACGACTCTTCAAAACATCAGATCGTTTCGAATGCATCCTGCACTACAAACTGTCTGGCTCCGGTTGTTCATGTGCTCCTTAAAGAGGGAATCGGAATTGAATCAGGTCTTATGACAACTATCCACGCATACACGGCAACACAGAAAACCGTTGATGGTCCTTCCAAAAAGGATTGGAGAGGCGGGCGTGCCGCAGCTATTAACATCATACCGTCATCCACGGGCGCCGCTAAAGCTGTTGGCGAAGTACTTCCACAGGTAAAGGGGAAACTTACAGGGATGTCGTTCAGAGTGCCTGTTGCAAATGTTTCTGTTGTAGATCTTACATTCCGTTCGGAAAAGGAGACATCTATTCAGGAGATTGATCAGCTTTTGAAAAAAGCATCGGAAACATATTTGAAGGGGATTCTCGGTTATTGCAACGAGGAAGTTGTTTCAACCGACTTTATACATGACGACCGTGCATCGATTTACGATTCGCTTGCAACCGTTCAGAATAATCTGAAAGGTGAAAAGAGAATGTTTAAAATTGTAACGTGGTATGATAACGAATGGGGTTATTCATGCAGAGTCGTTGATCTGCTCTTAAAATTAATCAAGTAA
- a CDS encoding phosphoglycerate kinase produces the protein MKKLSIDKVDLNSKKVLVRVDFNVPLDENLNITDDIRITSALPTIKKIIKDGGRTILMSHLGRPKGGPNPKYSLKPVAVRLGELLQMDVKFAPDCIGDQVEAIVNSLKDGEVLLLENLRFHSEEEKNDAGFAGQLAKLGDVYINDAFGSAHRAHASTEGVTRFIKTCASGYLMQKELDYLGSAVANPVRPFTAILGGSKISGKIDVIDNLLPKVDYLLIGGGMAYTFYKAMGYEIGTSLLETEKLDLAKDVLEKFKKSNAKVLLPKDNVIASEFKNESTPSIVDADKIPADKMGLDIGPKTIEEFRNVILSSKTVVWNGPLGVFEFDNFAKGTNEIAEALAVATSKGAVTIIGGGDSAAAVSKAGLDDKVSHVSTGGGASLEFLEGKILPGVAALNDDN, from the coding sequence ATGAAAAAATTAAGTATCGACAAAGTTGATCTGAATAGCAAAAAGGTACTGGTTAGAGTCGATTTCAATGTGCCACTTGATGAGAATCTGAATATCACTGATGATATCAGAATCACTTCTGCTCTTCCGACAATTAAAAAAATTATTAAAGATGGCGGCCGCACTATTCTTATGAGTCACCTCGGCCGTCCGAAAGGCGGACCGAATCCGAAATACAGCCTGAAACCGGTTGCTGTTAGACTTGGTGAATTGCTTCAGATGGATGTTAAGTTTGCACCGGATTGCATCGGCGATCAGGTTGAAGCTATTGTAAACTCATTGAAAGACGGGGAGGTACTTCTGCTTGAGAATCTTCGGTTCCACTCTGAAGAAGAGAAGAATGATGCCGGGTTTGCAGGGCAGCTCGCTAAACTTGGTGACGTTTACATAAACGATGCATTCGGTTCTGCGCATCGTGCTCATGCTTCTACGGAAGGCGTTACCAGGTTTATTAAAACCTGTGCTTCCGGTTACCTGATGCAGAAAGAACTCGATTATCTTGGAAGCGCAGTCGCAAATCCTGTTCGGCCTTTTACTGCGATTCTGGGTGGTTCAAAAATCTCAGGTAAGATTGATGTTATCGATAACCTTCTTCCAAAAGTTGATTATCTGCTTATTGGCGGAGGAATGGCTTATACTTTCTATAAAGCAATGGGGTATGAAATCGGTACCTCTCTTCTGGAGACAGAAAAGCTTGATCTGGCAAAAGACGTCCTGGAGAAATTCAAGAAATCGAATGCCAAGGTTCTTCTTCCGAAGGATAATGTGATAGCATCAGAATTTAAAAATGAATCTACTCCGTCTATTGTTGATGCCGATAAAATCCCGGCAGATAAAATGGGCCTCGATATCGGTCCGAAAACTATTGAAGAATTTAGAAATGTTATACTAAGCAGTAAAACAGTAGTATGGAATGGACCGCTCGGTGTTTTTGAATTCGATAATTTTGCAAAGGGTACTAATGAAATAGCAGAAGCGCTTGCTGTTGCTACTTCTAAAGGAGCTGTAACTATAATCGGTGGCGGTGATTCTGCCGCGGCTGTTAGTAAAGCAGGGCTTGATGATAAAGTCTCCCATGTATCAACCGGCGGCGGGGCTTCACTTGAATTCCTCGAAGGGAAAATTCTTCCGGGTGTGGCTGCATTGAATGATGATAATTAA
- a CDS encoding rhomboid family intramembrane serine protease, whose product MGYDSRDYYRPSGFGGFTFFPPIIKNLLIINIGVFIVQLIFDNLMFNGLPGWYILNRYFALNPITGFDQAGMEYNFQIWQFLTYQFMHGNFTHILFNMFMLWMFGMEIEQLMGSKKFLIFYLLCGFGAGLLQILLSPVLSDSLAPTIGASGAVYGVMIAFAMFFPDRRVYIYFLIPIKAKYLIAMLIVFEFLSINEPSFVAHLAHIGGAITGFIFLVMDKRSNFNFSNVLNSFKKPKSFDSYDNYRRPKFSGRINEDEVEDAKFRDISSKPKDELTVTQEEIDRILDKISQSGYQNLTEREKRILFEASKKK is encoded by the coding sequence ATGGGTTACGATTCAAGAGATTATTACAGGCCATCGGGATTCGGCGGATTTACATTTTTCCCTCCTATCATAAAAAACCTTCTGATTATAAACATCGGTGTTTTTATCGTTCAATTGATTTTCGATAATTTGATGTTTAACGGGCTTCCGGGCTGGTATATCTTGAACCGTTATTTCGCTTTAAATCCGATTACAGGATTCGATCAGGCAGGTATGGAATACAATTTCCAGATCTGGCAGTTTCTTACATACCAGTTTATGCACGGAAACTTTACTCATATTCTATTCAATATGTTTATGCTCTGGATGTTCGGTATGGAGATTGAACAACTGATGGGATCTAAAAAGTTCTTAATCTTTTACCTTCTCTGCGGTTTCGGTGCGGGACTTCTTCAAATTCTTCTTTCACCGGTTCTTTCCGATTCACTAGCACCAACTATTGGAGCTTCAGGTGCCGTCTACGGTGTGATGATCGCATTCGCGATGTTCTTCCCGGACCGGCGTGTTTATATCTACTTCCTTATTCCGATTAAAGCAAAATACTTGATTGCGATGCTGATTGTCTTTGAGTTTCTGTCTATAAACGAACCATCTTTTGTTGCTCACCTGGCCCATATCGGCGGGGCAATTACAGGATTTATTTTCCTTGTAATGGATAAACGTAGCAATTTCAATTTCTCAAATGTTTTAAATTCATTTAAAAAACCGAAGTCATTCGATTCATACGATAATTACCGGAGGCCGAAATTCTCCGGAAGAATTAATGAAGATGAAGTTGAAGATGCTAAATTCAGGGATATATCTTCTAAGCCGAAGGATGAGCTGACCGTTACTCAGGAGGAGATCGACAGGATACTCGATAAGATAAGTCAAAGCGGATATCAGAACTTAACCGAACGTGAAAAGAGAATTCTTTTTGAAGCAAGTAAAAAGAAATAA
- a CDS encoding RecQ family ATP-dependent DNA helicase has translation MKPETILRNFFGFDSFRPGQEEIINSILAGEDLLAVLPTGGGKSICYQIPALLSGQFSIVISPLIALMKDQVDSLNSRQIVSGFINSTLDFRESNKVLDEISSGRIKLLYLSPEKLGSVQFCEKLKSLSPFYLFVDEAHCISEWGHSFRPSYRRIKSFKDQIGFRNVAAFTATATEDVRNDIIEQLGLNNPKIFVKGFERENLKLNVIRSGSKKEKVLELLKRSELPAIIYTATRKSAEELADYLRLSNTDSVFYHAGIAPELRRIIQDDFQKERIKLIIATNAFGMGIDKSNIRTLIHYNLPGNVESYYQEIGRAGRDGKISNVYLLYDDNDRQIQEFFIRNSFPTREQIETVYTAICDYAPVAFGNRYEKEIPIDKNLTSFLESKGITKGLMESTLKILTDSDNITHVSRDLKHYVRLTVDPSRIKNYLNALEENDVKDLLLILIREYGSSIFHSRTPVNPEKISQMMGESAVQIAELLRSLNLSGLITYESPSNFPGIKLKSERIKSEDLVLNYGRTRQLIEQSRSKLEMMIGYVFSDGCRFDYLLKYFGQNIGIYKCGHCDNCTGIPGGSQPVVDFIEDRIIETLRSLNSPVRVTELINTLIGKGNVRLPGNIETLGSCSHYSKKEIEKSLSILKENKKILVRKNVCELADSDLETSDAITTNEGYELELKLFNLLRQIRKEAVSKFGQPPHIICPDEVLREISRKRPSTFSQLLEIPGFNQRMLNKIGEEILSVIEENKSESNLSKLVKQKKLPDNIVTIHELLKKKYPVEDIIKLTGLSETLVSIQIETLIGYFPELETDYLFNANELNEVKGKIKEGITDLKPLYESLNKQIGYPKLRIILASVKSNQ, from the coding sequence TTGAAACCTGAGACTATTTTAAGAAACTTTTTCGGATTCGATAGTTTCCGTCCTGGACAGGAGGAAATTATTAATTCAATACTTGCCGGCGAAGATCTTCTTGCAGTTCTTCCTACAGGCGGAGGTAAATCGATTTGTTACCAGATCCCCGCATTATTATCCGGTCAGTTTTCAATCGTAATTTCACCTTTAATCGCATTGATGAAAGATCAGGTAGATTCTTTAAACAGCCGTCAGATCGTATCCGGATTTATCAACAGCACTTTAGACTTCAGGGAAAGCAACAAAGTTCTGGATGAGATTTCAAGCGGCAGAATTAAACTTCTTTATTTATCCCCCGAAAAGCTGGGCAGCGTTCAGTTTTGTGAAAAGCTGAAAAGTCTTTCCCCATTTTATCTTTTTGTTGACGAAGCCCACTGCATCAGCGAATGGGGACACAGTTTCAGACCGAGTTACCGTCGTATTAAATCTTTCAAAGATCAGATCGGTTTCAGAAATGTTGCGGCATTTACAGCAACTGCAACAGAAGATGTAAGAAACGACATAATAGAACAGCTCGGATTAAACAATCCTAAAATTTTTGTTAAAGGATTTGAGAGAGAAAACCTGAAATTGAATGTTATTAGGAGCGGTTCCAAAAAAGAAAAGGTACTCGAATTATTGAAAAGATCCGAACTCCCCGCAATAATTTACACAGCGACCCGTAAATCAGCCGAAGAATTAGCAGACTATCTCCGTTTAAGCAATACCGATTCTGTTTTTTATCATGCCGGGATTGCACCCGAATTAAGAAGAATAATTCAGGACGATTTCCAGAAAGAACGGATCAAACTTATAATTGCCACAAATGCATTCGGAATGGGAATCGATAAGTCAAATATCAGAACATTAATTCATTATAATCTGCCAGGAAATGTAGAAAGCTATTATCAGGAGATAGGCCGTGCCGGCCGCGACGGGAAAATATCGAATGTCTATCTCCTCTATGATGATAATGACAGACAGATTCAGGAATTTTTTATCAGGAACTCATTCCCGACCAGAGAACAGATTGAAACCGTATATACGGCAATTTGCGATTACGCCCCTGTAGCTTTCGGTAACAGATACGAAAAAGAAATTCCTATCGACAAAAATCTCACATCCTTCCTGGAGTCAAAAGGAATTACAAAAGGATTAATGGAATCGACTCTGAAAATCCTCACCGATTCAGATAATATAACACATGTATCGCGGGATTTGAAGCACTATGTAAGATTAACAGTTGATCCGAGCCGCATTAAGAATTACCTAAATGCCCTGGAGGAAAACGATGTAAAAGACCTTCTACTTATTCTTATCCGCGAATACGGCAGTTCTATATTTCATTCCCGCACACCTGTCAATCCTGAAAAAATTTCGCAAATGATGGGAGAATCGGCCGTACAGATTGCAGAGTTATTAAGATCGCTCAACCTTTCAGGCCTTATTACATATGAATCTCCTTCTAATTTCCCCGGTATTAAATTAAAAAGTGAACGGATAAAGAGTGAAGACCTGGTTCTGAATTACGGCAGAACACGACAGTTAATTGAACAGAGCAGATCAAAACTAGAAATGATGATCGGATATGTTTTTTCAGACGGATGCCGCTTCGATTATCTGCTGAAATACTTCGGGCAGAATATTGGAATTTATAAATGCGGTCACTGCGATAATTGTACCGGTATTCCGGGGGGCAGCCAGCCTGTGGTTGATTTTATTGAGGATCGGATAATCGAGACTCTTAGAAGCTTGAATAGTCCGGTCAGAGTAACTGAGCTAATCAATACACTCATTGGCAAGGGAAATGTTAGATTACCGGGTAACATAGAGACACTCGGTTCATGCAGTCATTATTCGAAAAAAGAGATCGAAAAATCACTTTCTATACTTAAAGAAAATAAAAAGATCTTAGTCCGTAAGAATGTATGTGAACTTGCCGATTCCGATTTAGAAACAAGTGATGCTATTACAACAAATGAAGGTTATGAATTAGAACTGAAACTATTCAACCTGTTGAGGCAGATAAGAAAAGAAGCTGTTTCAAAATTCGGTCAGCCGCCCCACATTATTTGTCCAGACGAAGTCCTGCGGGAGATTAGCAGAAAAAGACCATCTACATTCTCACAACTATTGGAGATTCCGGGATTTAATCAGAGAATGTTGAATAAAATCGGGGAGGAGATTCTTTCGGTTATCGAGGAAAATAAATCGGAATCGAATTTAAGTAAACTGGTCAAACAGAAGAAACTTCCAGATAACATTGTAACGATCCATGAATTGCTGAAGAAAAAATATCCAGTGGAAGACATTATTAAATTGACAGGGCTTTCGGAAACGCTCGTTTCAATCCAGATCGAAACATTGATAGGCTATTTCCCGGAATTAGAAACAGATTATTTATTCAATGCCAATGAGCTGAATGAAGTTAAGGGAAAAATAAAAGAAGGGATTACTGATTTAAAACCATTGTATGAATCACTAAATAAACAAATCGGGTATCCCAAGTTGAGGATCATACTTGCCTCGGTAAAATCTAATCAATAA
- a CDS encoding ABC transporter ATP-binding protein, whose translation MLKIKQVDKQFGNINALININLEIAEGEFFGLLGPNGAGKSTLMNIIAGFLPPDAGYVQIDGKVLSVNDLVIRKNIGYVPQEISLYLELNALQNLKIFGSIYDLNGAELGKKIDEVLELVQLTDRKKDRVNEYSGGMKRRLNLAASLLHDPPILLCDEPTVGVDPQSRNAIFDMLNRLNQKGKTILYTTHYMEEAERLCSRLAIIDNGKIIAGGSLLDLINMLEKKETIKIQKTALTLSKLPIISSIGKLTEFDFYYEMIPDESFNQHSKIYTALEDAGIPNQFIQISRASLEDVFLNITGRSLRD comes from the coding sequence ATGCTCAAAATTAAGCAAGTAGATAAACAATTCGGAAACATCAACGCGCTAATAAATATTAATCTTGAAATTGCCGAAGGTGAATTCTTCGGTCTGCTTGGTCCGAACGGCGCCGGTAAATCTACTCTTATGAACATAATTGCCGGGTTTTTACCTCCGGATGCAGGATATGTGCAAATTGACGGCAAAGTACTTTCAGTTAATGACCTGGTAATCCGCAAAAATATCGGTTATGTTCCGCAGGAAATATCTCTCTACCTTGAACTGAATGCACTTCAAAACCTAAAAATATTCGGAAGTATATACGATCTAAACGGAGCAGAACTTGGTAAAAAAATTGATGAAGTCCTTGAACTTGTGCAGTTAACTGACCGTAAGAAGGACAGGGTTAATGAATACTCGGGCGGGATGAAAAGAAGATTGAATCTTGCAGCGAGTCTGCTTCACGACCCGCCTATTTTACTATGCGATGAACCGACAGTTGGTGTGGATCCGCAATCACGTAATGCGATTTTCGACATGCTTAACAGACTCAACCAGAAAGGTAAGACAATTCTTTATACCACACATTACATGGAGGAAGCTGAACGGCTCTGCTCCAGACTTGCAATTATAGACAACGGTAAAATAATAGCCGGCGGATCTCTTCTCGACCTGATTAATATGCTTGAGAAAAAAGAGACAATTAAAATTCAGAAAACAGCCCTGACTCTCAGTAAATTACCGATTATCTCTTCGATCGGAAAGTTGACCGAATTCGATTTTTATTATGAGATGATTCCGGACGAATCGTTTAATCAGCATTCAAAAATCTATACGGCTCTTGAGGACGCGGGGATACCCAATCAGTTTATTCAGATAAGCAGAGCCTCTCTTGAAGATGTGTTCTTAAATATTACAGGAAGGAGTTTGAGAGATTGA
- a CDS encoding ABC transporter permease produces the protein MKTVLRLIKKDLIRFFNDRPAMLLSFIVPMALIVVFGNIFGGSGPRGKVSMLFVNESNSIVAKLLENKLDSAKSLILIKRHIDEKSNDTIQISEQKAIELIRSGKSSSAALVLTKDFFSDTSSSLNFKFYYDPKNDIESALIQGTVQQTIMTQIPRIFPVLLNRQAVKFLGSDSTGLFIRNIGNVVQKYFNVPVDSFIRSSTRVDSSSLFSSSQDTSGSANIIGNLIKFDNQQLVGKEITNPGLTRTVGGWAIMFLLFSITGAATSLFEEKQEGTLKRLLCMPVKRSQIILSKYIYTILFGTFQLLVLFFFSWIVFGVDIFSNFTNLLIVIIASAAAAVSFGMLVTSVAKSMNQANGISMLIILVMSAVGGSWFPTSFLPDWMQAISKMTMTYWSVEAFLQVLWRDGSLLSISTNLIILLSMALLLNAYALARFRNLNLT, from the coding sequence TTGAAAACTGTTTTGAGGCTTATAAAGAAAGATTTAATCCGTTTTTTTAATGACAGACCGGCTATGCTGCTCTCATTTATAGTACCTATGGCTTTAATAGTTGTATTCGGAAATATTTTCGGCGGCAGCGGGCCGAGAGGTAAAGTAAGTATGCTGTTTGTTAATGAGAGCAATTCCATCGTTGCAAAATTATTAGAGAATAAATTAGATTCAGCAAAATCACTGATACTTATTAAAAGGCATATAGACGAAAAGAGTAACGATACAATCCAAATCTCCGAGCAGAAGGCGATCGAATTGATCAGGAGCGGTAAATCCTCATCGGCCGCTCTTGTGCTGACAAAAGATTTTTTCAGCGATACCTCCTCTTCACTTAATTTTAAATTCTATTACGACCCCAAGAATGATATTGAATCCGCACTTATTCAGGGGACCGTTCAGCAGACAATAATGACCCAGATACCAAGAATTTTTCCGGTCCTCTTAAACCGTCAGGCTGTTAAATTCTTAGGATCGGATAGTACCGGACTTTTTATAAGAAATATCGGCAATGTTGTTCAGAAGTATTTTAATGTCCCGGTCGATTCCTTTATCCGGTCATCAACCCGTGTCGATTCATCATCTCTCTTTTCAAGTTCACAGGATACTTCGGGTTCTGCAAACATTATCGGCAATCTAATTAAATTTGATAATCAGCAGCTCGTCGGAAAAGAAATTACAAATCCCGGTCTAACAAGAACTGTAGGCGGGTGGGCTATAATGTTTCTCCTTTTTTCTATTACAGGCGCGGCAACATCATTGTTCGAGGAAAAGCAGGAGGGAACGTTGAAAAGACTATTATGTATGCCTGTTAAACGCTCTCAAATAATCTTGAGCAAATATATATATACAATCCTGTTCGGAACATTTCAGCTTCTTGTCCTTTTCTTTTTCTCCTGGATAGTATTCGGAGTCGATATTTTTTCAAATTTTACCAACCTGTTGATTGTCATAATTGCTTCTGCAGCAGCAGCAGTCTCTTTTGGAATGCTGGTAACTTCTGTTGCCAAGTCTATGAATCAGGCTAATGGAATCAGTATGCTTATTATACTAGTTATGTCAGCTGTCGGCGGTTCATGGTTCCCGACGTCATTTCTTCCCGACTGGATGCAAGCGATCTCCAAAATGACTATGACTTACTGGTCGGTAGAAGCATTTCTGCAGGTATTATGGAGGGATGGTTCGCTCCTCTCAATTTCTACAAATCTGATCATTCTTTTATCGATGGCTCTCTTGTTAAATGCTTACGCTCTCGCGCGATTCAGGAACTTGAACCTCACCTGA
- a CDS encoding 3-hydroxyacyl-CoA dehydrogenase NAD-binding domain-containing protein — translation MAEEKLKLEDLLGNVQRVEELERIDYVAIIGGGIMGQGIAQTIASAGLDVLIVEVDEDHIKASQEHLKLSMEREISRWSMTQSELKSILSRIKWTVELKDVADSDVIIEAVDEDYDLKIKIFQALDKIARPHTIFISNTSTLSLTRIADATNRKDRIIGMHFLNPVPKVPLVELIRALDTSDKTVEIIKKFAAKIGKKAIPVYEYPGFITTRAIVPLLNEAMHILLEGIATAEDIDLAMKLGYNFKNGPLEMADSMGLDEVLAWMQTLWDTLGEPRYRPNPLLRKLVRERKLGKKTGEGFFKYDADGKIIK, via the coding sequence ATGGCAGAAGAAAAATTAAAATTGGAAGATCTGCTCGGAAATGTACAAAGAGTCGAGGAACTTGAGCGGATCGATTATGTTGCGATTATCGGCGGTGGTATTATGGGGCAGGGAATTGCCCAAACCATCGCATCTGCAGGGCTCGATGTTCTTATTGTTGAAGTGGACGAGGATCATATCAAAGCTTCCCAGGAACATCTCAAGCTTTCGATGGAAAGGGAAATATCCAGATGGTCGATGACTCAGAGTGAACTTAAATCGATATTGAGCAGAATTAAATGGACGGTCGAATTAAAAGATGTTGCCGATAGCGATGTGATAATTGAAGCTGTTGATGAGGATTATGATCTTAAGATAAAAATTTTCCAGGCACTCGATAAAATTGCCCGTCCTCATACAATCTTTATTTCGAATACTTCCACACTCAGCTTAACAAGAATTGCAGACGCGACAAACCGCAAGGACAGAATTATCGGAATGCATTTCCTTAATCCTGTTCCCAAAGTACCTCTGGTAGAATTGATTCGCGCTCTGGATACATCCGACAAAACAGTTGAGATAATCAAAAAATTTGCCGCTAAGATCGGAAAGAAAGCTATACCGGTTTATGAGTACCCGGGATTTATTACTACAAGAGCCATCGTTCCGCTGCTGAATGAAGCAATGCATATCCTGCTTGAGGGAATAGCAACTGCCGAGGATATCGATTTGGCAATGAAGCTCGGTTACAACTTTAAAAACGGCCCGCTGGAAATGGCTGACTCTATGGGCCTTGATGAAGTCCTTGCATGGATGCAGACATTATGGGATACTCTTGGAGAACCGAGATACCGTCCTAATCCACTTCTTCGGAAACTCGTACGTGAAAGAAAGCTCGGTAAAAAAACGGGCGAAGGTTTCTTTAAATATGATGCCGACGGCAAAATAATCAAATAA
- a CDS encoding acetate kinase: MKVLVLNCGSSSIKYQFIDTTTQTALAKGMVERIGMSSAVLTHQPLDKEKIKIVGEILDHSIAIEYVVAVLLSPNHGVIKDKSEIDAVGHRVVHGGETFSGSVLITDQVMKALKDNIELAPLHNPPNIKGIQATKEHLPLTPQVGVFDTSFHVKMPPHAFLYGIPYELYKKYKIRRYGFHGTSHRYVSQRAADMLGKPYEGLKIITAHLGNGCSMAAVDCGHSVDTTMGFTPLEGLIMGTRSGDMDPSVILYIMAKEGLSLSEANTLLNKHSGLIGISGESSDMREIEEAVAEGNKKAKYAFDVFTYKIKKYVGSYAAAMGGLDALVFTGGIGENSIKVRNDVCANLEFLGIKIDPLKNENVKGETDISAPDSKVKVLRIPTNEELVIALDTQQIVGEVMSGHKAAGSK; encoded by the coding sequence ATGAAAGTTCTCGTTTTAAATTGCGGCAGTTCGTCTATTAAATATCAATTCATCGATACGACTACTCAAACCGCTCTGGCTAAAGGAATGGTTGAAAGAATCGGTATGTCTAGTGCCGTATTAACCCACCAGCCGCTTGATAAAGAAAAAATAAAAATTGTCGGGGAAATTCTCGATCATTCAATTGCCATTGAATATGTTGTTGCTGTCTTATTGAGTCCGAATCACGGAGTAATTAAGGATAAAAGCGAAATCGATGCTGTCGGTCATAGAGTTGTTCATGGCGGCGAAACATTTTCCGGCTCAGTTCTTATTACCGATCAGGTCATGAAAGCCCTTAAAGATAATATTGAACTCGCACCTCTCCATAATCCGCCTAATATTAAAGGTATTCAGGCGACCAAAGAGCACCTGCCTCTTACTCCGCAGGTTGGTGTATTCGATACTTCGTTCCATGTTAAAATGCCTCCGCACGCTTTTCTTTATGGAATACCTTACGAACTTTATAAGAAGTATAAAATCCGCAGATACGGTTTTCACGGAACCTCGCACCGGTATGTTTCGCAAAGAGCGGCTGATATGCTCGGTAAACCGTATGAAGGATTGAAAATTATTACCGCACATCTTGGAAACGGGTGCAGTATGGCAGCTGTTGATTGCGGGCATTCGGTCGATACCACAATGGGATTCACGCCGCTCGAAGGTTTAATTATGGGTACCCGCAGCGGTGATATGGACCCTTCCGTAATTCTTTATATTATGGCGAAGGAAGGACTCTCGTTATCGGAAGCCAATACGCTTTTGAACAAACACAGCGGCTTAATTGGTATTAGCGGCGAAAGCAGCGATATGCGCGAAATTGAAGAAGCTGTTGCCGAAGGAAATAAAAAAGCAAAATATGCTTTCGATGTTTTCACCTATAAGATTAAAAAATACGTCGGAAGTTATGCCGCGGCTATGGGCGGTCTCGATGCCCTCGTTTTTACAGGAGGCATCGGAGAGAACTCTATCAAGGTTAGAAATGATGTCTGCGCTAATCTTGAATTCCTCGGTATTAAAATAGATCCTTTGAAAAATGAAAATGTTAAGGGGGAAACCGACATCTCCGCCCCCGATTCTAAAGTAAAAGTATTGAGAATTCCGACAAATGAGGAACTTGTAATTGCTTTGGACACACAGCAGATTGTAGGTGAAGTGATGTCAGGACACAAAGCGGCAGGTTCTAAATAA
- a CDS encoding MarC family protein, with protein sequence MDFNLFLLTFIPLFVAIDIIGTTPVFLGFTEGISNYQRKKLIIEACLTAFIVALGFLFAGKAVLRFLGITINDFRIAGGLILLILSINDILSSSENRRNPHTNIGIVPLGIPLIMGPAALTTIMILNDKYGFLPTITAMLANFIIIVSILTNAKWLTKALGEGGSKAFAKIASLFLAAYGVMMIREGIANVINLL encoded by the coding sequence ATGGATTTTAATCTATTCTTATTAACATTTATTCCGCTCTTCGTAGCAATCGATATTATCGGCACTACTCCGGTTTTTCTCGGATTTACTGAAGGTATCTCTAACTACCAGCGGAAAAAACTGATTATTGAAGCATGTCTAACTGCATTTATTGTTGCACTCGGTTTTTTATTCGCCGGTAAAGCGGTTCTGAGATTTCTAGGTATTACTATAAACGATTTCAGAATTGCAGGTGGACTCATTCTTCTAATCCTTAGCATTAACGATATTCTTTCCTCTTCCGAAAACAGGAGGAATCCTCACACTAACATCGGCATCGTCCCTCTCGGTATTCCGCTAATTATGGGTCCGGCGGCATTGACTACAATTATGATATTGAATGACAAGTACGGATTTTTGCCGACAATTACTGCAATGCTGGCAAATTTTATAATCATTGTATCGATTCTTACAAATGCTAAATGGCTTACAAAAGCTTTGGGTGAAGGTGGTTCGAAAGCTTTTGCTAAAATTGCATCTCTCTTCCTCGCTGCATATGGGGTTATGATGATAAGAGAGGGAATAGCAAATGTTATAAACCTTCTTTGA